In Xanthomonas sp. SI, the following are encoded in one genomic region:
- a CDS encoding slipin family protein: MFWTKRVVIGDSERGLMYRNRRFERVLAPGVYRLFDPSQRIEVKTCNIAVPEYAGADVDALIARLGAQLHEVFVLADLGSDEVGLVFKQGKLEDVLAPGTRRLYWRGLIAVEVMRLPLGESLAVPADVAQRLRQLGLLSRFAVALDVPAESAGLVFVDGRLQQTLPPGHYAFWNFRKNIVAEVIELRIQSVEVSGQELLTRDKVSLRVNLAASMRVADPVAARTRVAKYGDQLYRELQYGLRRAVSAKTLDELLGDKASLDADIFGYVREQVAGFGIEVLGVGVKDVILPGEMKDILNAVVQAEKSAQANVIRRREEANATRSLLNTAKLIEDNPVLMRLKELEALEKVTEKIDKLTVFGGLDGVLKQLVTMK; the protein is encoded by the coding sequence ATGTTCTGGACCAAGCGGGTCGTGATCGGCGATAGCGAGCGCGGCCTGATGTATCGCAACCGGCGTTTCGAGCGCGTGCTCGCGCCCGGCGTCTACCGCCTGTTCGACCCGTCGCAGCGGATCGAAGTGAAGACCTGCAATATCGCCGTGCCGGAATACGCCGGCGCCGATGTCGATGCGTTGATCGCGCGCCTGGGCGCGCAGCTGCACGAGGTCTTCGTGCTGGCCGACCTGGGCAGCGACGAGGTCGGCCTGGTGTTCAAGCAGGGCAAGCTCGAAGACGTGCTGGCGCCCGGCACGCGCCGGCTGTACTGGCGCGGGCTGATCGCGGTGGAGGTGATGCGTCTGCCGCTGGGCGAGAGCCTGGCGGTGCCGGCGGATGTCGCCCAGCGCCTGCGCCAGCTCGGCCTGCTGTCGCGTTTTGCGGTGGCATTGGACGTTCCGGCCGAGTCGGCGGGACTGGTGTTCGTCGATGGGCGCCTGCAGCAGACGCTGCCGCCGGGGCACTACGCGTTCTGGAACTTCCGCAAGAACATCGTCGCGGAAGTGATCGAACTGCGGATCCAGTCGGTGGAGGTGTCCGGGCAGGAGCTGTTGACCCGCGACAAGGTCAGCCTGCGCGTCAACCTGGCCGCCAGCATGCGCGTCGCCGATCCGGTCGCCGCGCGGACGCGGGTGGCCAAGTACGGCGACCAGCTGTACCGCGAGCTGCAGTACGGCTTGCGCCGTGCGGTGTCGGCGAAGACGCTGGACGAACTGCTGGGCGACAAGGCGTCGCTGGATGCGGACATCTTCGGCTACGTGCGCGAGCAGGTCGCCGGCTTCGGCATCGAGGTGCTGGGCGTCGGGGTCAAGGACGTGATTCTGCCCGGCGAGATGAAGGACATCCTCAACGCGGTGGTGCAGGCGGAGAAGTCGGCGCAGGCCAACGTGATCCGCCGGCGCGAGGAGGCCAACGCCACGCGGTCGCTGCTCAACACCGCCAAGCTGATCGAGGACAACCCGGTGCTGATGCGGCTGAAGGAGCTGGAGGCGCTGGAGAAGGTCACCGAGAAGATCGACAAGCTCACCGTGTTCGGCGGCCTGGATGGCGTGCTGAAGCAGTTGGTGACGATGAAGTAG
- a CDS encoding NAD(P)/FAD-dependent oxidoreductase codes for MQHDAVIVGGSFSGLSAALMLARGHRKVLVVDAGLPRNRHAAHSHGLLALDGMPGSAVLAQAKAQLLAYPSVEWWDGQVEEATALPGGWYVALADGRRIRTRGMVLATGVVDQLPDLPGVAERWGHTVMHCPYCHGYELGRQARIGVLGNGTAMSAEQALMLADWGRVTLFAQGMPLDDAELMAKLARRGVQLETRRAIALEGEGTAIDGMRVDDGALVQIQALFLGAPTRMASPLAERLGCRLEQGPLSPYLSVDEKKLTSVPRVYAAGDAARMFGNATLASADGVIAGIGLHHALIAEDSEQDAAAAA; via the coding sequence ATGCAACATGATGCCGTGATCGTCGGTGGCAGTTTCTCCGGCCTGTCCGCCGCGCTGATGCTGGCGCGCGGGCATCGCAAGGTCCTGGTGGTCGATGCCGGCCTGCCGCGCAACCGGCATGCCGCGCACTCGCATGGCCTGCTGGCGCTGGACGGCATGCCGGGCAGCGCGGTGCTGGCGCAGGCCAAGGCGCAGCTGCTGGCCTATCCGAGCGTCGAATGGTGGGACGGGCAGGTCGAAGAGGCGACTGCATTGCCCGGCGGCTGGTACGTGGCGCTGGCCGACGGCAGGCGGATACGCACGCGCGGCATGGTGCTGGCGACCGGCGTCGTCGACCAGTTGCCGGACCTGCCGGGCGTGGCCGAGCGCTGGGGACACACGGTCATGCACTGCCCGTACTGCCACGGCTACGAGCTGGGCCGGCAGGCGCGCATCGGCGTGCTCGGCAACGGCACCGCCATGTCGGCGGAACAGGCGCTGATGCTGGCCGACTGGGGCCGGGTGACGTTGTTCGCGCAGGGCATGCCGCTGGACGACGCCGAGCTGATGGCCAAGTTGGCCAGGCGTGGCGTGCAGCTGGAAACGCGGCGGGCAATCGCCTTGGAAGGCGAGGGCACGGCGATCGACGGCATGCGCGTGGACGATGGCGCGCTGGTACAGATCCAGGCGCTGTTCCTGGGCGCGCCGACGCGCATGGCCAGCCCGCTGGCCGAGCGCCTGGGTTGCCGCTTGGAGCAAGGCCCGTTGAGCCCGTATCTGAGCGTGGACGAAAAGAAGCTGACCAGCGTGCCGCGGGTCTATGCGGCCGGCGACGCGGCGCGCATGTTCGGTAACGCCACGCTGGCCTCGGCCGATGGCGTGATCGCCGGCATCGGGCTGCACCACGCGTTGATCGCCGAAGACAGCGAGCAGGATGCTGCGGCTGCGGCATAA
- a CDS encoding nuclear transport factor 2 family protein, giving the protein MKIRLHASLLALLLAFPAASAFAQTAVTANPNHQQLLQASDWRTEANKRLVYDFWRIVFEAGHTEYAPMYMAKDYIQHNPTVANGRDAFLQFLTAFVKPQPIKPRVQLPLVAILAEGDYVTLVSVRTLPDPKDATKTYTTTWFDMFRIQNGKIQEHWDPATK; this is encoded by the coding sequence ATGAAAATTCGCCTGCATGCGTCTCTGCTCGCATTGCTGCTCGCGTTCCCCGCCGCGTCCGCATTCGCGCAAACCGCGGTCACCGCCAATCCCAACCACCAGCAGCTGCTGCAGGCGTCGGATTGGCGTACCGAGGCGAACAAGCGCCTGGTCTACGACTTCTGGCGCATCGTGTTCGAAGCCGGGCACACCGAGTACGCGCCGATGTACATGGCCAAGGACTATATCCAGCACAATCCGACCGTGGCCAACGGCCGTGACGCGTTCCTGCAGTTCCTCACTGCGTTCGTCAAACCGCAGCCGATCAAGCCGCGCGTGCAGCTGCCGCTGGTGGCGATCCTCGCCGAGGGCGATTACGTGACCCTGGTATCGGTGCGCACGTTGCCCGACCCCAAGGACGCGACCAAGACCTATACGACTACCTGGTTCGACATGTTCCGCATCCAGAACGGCAAGATTCAGGAGCATTGGGATCCGGCGACCAAGTGA
- a CDS encoding NADP-dependent oxidoreductase has translation MSTASHTTRVVLASRPQGAPTAQNFRIEQAPLAVPGPGQVLLRNRWLSLDPYMRGRMSDAPSYAPPVQLDEVMVGSTVAEVLESHHPDFKPGDLVLVQSGGWQTHLVADGAGLRRKLDPHSPLPPSTALGVYGMPGFTAYAGLHEIGKPQSGETVAVAAATGPVGASVAQIARLRGAKVIAIAGGAEKCRYLREELGLDVALDHRAADFAGQLRAAAPDGIDVYFENVGGHVFDAVLPLLNDFARVPVCGTIATYNKRGELPPGPDRLPALMNQVLRQRLTLRGFIVGDFVKLYPEFLREMGAWLADGRVRYREHVVHGLENAPQAFIDMLGGGNFGKLVVQLDESRE, from the coding sequence ATGAGCACCGCTTCCCATACCACTCGCGTGGTCCTCGCCTCGCGTCCGCAGGGCGCGCCGACCGCGCAGAATTTCCGTATCGAACAGGCGCCGCTGGCCGTGCCCGGTCCCGGCCAGGTGCTGCTGCGCAACCGCTGGCTGTCGCTGGATCCGTACATGCGCGGACGCATGAGCGATGCGCCTTCGTACGCGCCGCCGGTGCAACTGGACGAAGTGATGGTCGGCAGCACCGTCGCCGAGGTGCTGGAATCGCACCACCCCGATTTCAAGCCCGGCGATCTGGTACTGGTGCAGAGCGGCGGCTGGCAGACGCACCTGGTGGCCGACGGCGCCGGCCTGCGGCGCAAGCTCGATCCGCACTCGCCGTTGCCGCCGAGCACCGCGCTCGGCGTCTACGGCATGCCTGGCTTCACTGCGTACGCCGGCCTGCACGAGATCGGCAAGCCGCAGAGCGGCGAGACCGTGGCGGTCGCCGCCGCCACCGGCCCGGTCGGCGCCAGCGTGGCGCAGATCGCCAGGTTGCGCGGCGCGAAGGTGATCGCCATCGCCGGTGGCGCCGAGAAATGCCGCTACCTGCGCGAGGAATTGGGCCTGGACGTGGCGCTGGACCATCGCGCGGCGGACTTCGCCGGGCAACTGCGCGCCGCCGCGCCAGACGGCATCGACGTGTACTTCGAGAACGTCGGCGGCCATGTGTTCGATGCGGTGTTGCCGCTGCTCAACGATTTCGCGCGGGTGCCGGTGTGCGGCACCATCGCCACCTACAACAAGCGAGGTGAACTGCCGCCGGGACCGGACCGCCTACCGGCACTGATGAACCAGGTGCTGCGCCAGCGGCTGACCTTGCGCGGCTTCATCGTCGGCGATTTCGTCAAGCTCTATCCCGAGTTCCTGCGCGAGATGGGCGCTTGGCTGGCCGACGGCCGCGTGCGCTACCGCGAGCATGTCGTGCATGGGCTGGAGAACGCGCCGCAGGCCTTCATCGACATGCTCGGCGGCGGCAATTTCGGCAAGCTGGTTGTGCAGCTGGATGAGAGCCGGGAGTAG
- a CDS encoding LysR family transcriptional regulator, with protein sequence MKTTLDELQAFIAVVDTHSITAAAHALGQTASGVSRALARLEEKLQTTLLRRTTRRLALTEEGQAFLQRAREIVAAVEQAEEQMVARRQRPAGRLRVDAATPFMLHAIVPHVAGYRARYPDVELELTSNDGIIDLLERRTDLAIRIGALRDSSLHARALGSSRLRVLASPDYLARRGMPRRVDALARHDLLGFTQPESLNEWPLRGNDGAALHIRPTLACSSGETLRQLALAGDGIACLSDFMTAADRRDGRLVQLLPKLTLDVRQPIHGVYYRNTAVSARIASFLDHLADALGPAPFAG encoded by the coding sequence ATGAAGACGACGCTGGACGAACTGCAGGCCTTCATCGCCGTGGTCGATACGCACTCCATCACCGCGGCCGCCCACGCATTGGGGCAGACCGCCTCCGGGGTCAGCCGCGCGCTGGCGCGGCTGGAGGAAAAGCTGCAGACCACGCTGCTGCGGCGGACCACCCGGCGCCTGGCGCTGACCGAGGAAGGCCAGGCCTTCCTGCAGCGCGCCCGCGAGATCGTGGCTGCGGTCGAGCAGGCCGAAGAGCAGATGGTCGCGCGCCGCCAGCGCCCGGCCGGGCGCCTGCGCGTGGATGCGGCCACGCCGTTCATGCTGCATGCGATCGTGCCGCACGTGGCCGGTTACCGCGCACGCTATCCGGATGTGGAGCTGGAGCTGACCAGCAACGACGGCATCATCGACCTGCTCGAACGCCGCACGGACCTGGCGATCCGCATCGGCGCGCTGCGCGATTCCAGCCTGCATGCGCGCGCGCTGGGCAGCAGCCGGCTGCGGGTGCTGGCCAGTCCCGACTATCTGGCCCGGCGCGGCATGCCGCGCCGCGTGGACGCGCTGGCCCGGCACGACCTGCTCGGCTTCACCCAGCCCGAGTCGCTTAACGAATGGCCGCTGCGTGGCAACGATGGCGCTGCGTTGCACATCCGCCCGACGCTCGCCTGCTCCAGCGGCGAGACCCTGCGCCAGCTGGCGCTGGCCGGCGACGGCATCGCCTGCCTGTCCGACTTCATGACCGCGGCCGATCGCCGCGATGGCCGCCTGGTGCAGCTATTGCCCAAGCTCACGCTGGACGTGCGCCAACCGATCCACGGCGTGTACTACCGCAACACGGCGGTCTCGGCGCGTATCGCCTCGTTCCTGGACCATCTGGCCGACGCGCTGGGGCCGGCGCCGTTCGCTGGGTGA
- the pcaD gene encoding 3-oxoadipate enol-lactonase → MPFLELPTHRLHYRIDGSEGRPWLTFCNSLGTDLHMWDAQIDALAPYYRVLRYDRRGHGASSAAPGPYRIEELAGDVLALLDALSVERTHFCGLSIGGLTGQWLGIHAGARLHTLSVCATAAKIGTEDGWQERIAQVQADGLAPLLAGTRERWFTPAFAEMQPATVEAILASFMDTDAQAYAACCEAVASADFRGVLGEIATPLLALAGHDDPVCPPDGLQAIATQAARGSFAQVHGRHLCNVESPHAFNDALLRFLLQ, encoded by the coding sequence ATGCCCTTCCTCGAACTTCCGACGCATCGCCTGCATTACCGCATCGACGGCAGCGAAGGCCGTCCATGGCTGACCTTCTGCAATTCGCTCGGCACCGACCTGCACATGTGGGACGCGCAGATCGACGCGCTGGCACCGTACTACCGGGTGCTGCGCTACGACCGTCGCGGCCACGGCGCCTCGAGCGCCGCGCCTGGGCCGTATCGGATCGAGGAACTGGCCGGCGATGTGCTGGCGTTGCTCGATGCGCTGTCGGTGGAGCGCACCCATTTCTGCGGCCTGTCGATCGGCGGGCTGACCGGGCAGTGGCTGGGCATCCACGCCGGCGCGCGGCTGCATACGCTCAGCGTGTGCGCGACCGCGGCCAAGATCGGCACCGAGGATGGCTGGCAGGAACGCATCGCGCAGGTGCAGGCCGATGGACTGGCGCCGCTGCTCGCCGGCACCCGCGAGCGCTGGTTCACTCCGGCCTTCGCCGAGATGCAGCCGGCAACGGTCGAGGCGATCCTTGCGAGCTTCATGGACACCGATGCGCAGGCCTATGCAGCCTGCTGCGAGGCAGTGGCCAGCGCCGACTTCCGTGGCGTCCTGGGCGAGATCGCCACGCCGCTGCTGGCGCTGGCCGGACACGACGATCCGGTCTGCCCGCCGGACGGTCTGCAGGCGATCGCCACGCAGGCGGCGCGCGGCAGCTTCGCCCAGGTGCATGGCCGGCATCTGTGCAATGTGGAATCGCCGCACGCCTTCAACGACGCGCTGCTGCGCTTCCTGTTGCAATAG
- a CDS encoding RtcB family protein: protein MNMQNYELLHAEGSATPIKGWVRGVPLEAQAHEQLRNIAAIPFVGPWVAVMPDVHLGKGATVGSVIPTRGAIIPAAVGVDIGCGMAAVRTTLRAADLPDSLAQLRSSIERSVPVGNGRGGEHRKLPDSIATRIVQSGLVERLDTIKARHRRIRTDKLDCQIGTLGGGNHFIEVCLDESDAVWVMLHSGSRGTGNLIGSYFIEQAREQLAHRVLGFHLPDKDLAFFMEGEPLFDDYVEAVSWAQDYARENREAMMARVLAEMRHRLPKFQLEKLAVNCHHNYVQKETHAGEELLVTRKGAVSARAGELGIIPGSMGAKSFIVRGLGNGDSFHSCSHGAGRVLSRTAARQQITLAQHREATAHVECRKDAAVIDESPAAYKSIDAVMAAQSDLVEVVHTLRQVLCVKG from the coding sequence ATGAACATGCAGAACTACGAATTGCTGCACGCCGAGGGCAGTGCCACGCCGATCAAGGGCTGGGTGCGCGGCGTGCCGCTGGAAGCGCAGGCCCACGAGCAGCTGCGCAACATCGCCGCGATCCCGTTCGTGGGACCGTGGGTAGCGGTGATGCCGGACGTGCACCTGGGCAAGGGCGCGACCGTGGGCTCGGTGATCCCGACCCGCGGCGCGATCATCCCGGCGGCGGTCGGCGTGGACATCGGTTGCGGCATGGCCGCGGTGCGGACCACGCTGCGCGCGGCCGATCTGCCCGACAGCCTGGCGCAACTGCGCTCCAGCATCGAGCGCAGCGTGCCGGTCGGCAATGGCCGCGGCGGCGAGCACCGCAAGCTGCCCGACAGCATCGCCACGCGCATCGTGCAGTCGGGGCTGGTCGAGCGCCTGGACACGATCAAGGCCAGGCACCGCCGGATCCGCACCGACAAGCTGGACTGCCAGATCGGCACGCTCGGCGGCGGCAACCACTTCATCGAAGTGTGCCTGGACGAGAGCGACGCGGTGTGGGTGATGCTGCATAGCGGCTCGCGCGGCACCGGCAACCTGATCGGCAGCTACTTCATCGAGCAGGCGCGCGAGCAGTTGGCGCACCGCGTGCTCGGCTTCCACCTGCCGGACAAGGACCTGGCGTTCTTCATGGAAGGCGAGCCGTTGTTCGACGACTACGTGGAAGCGGTGTCCTGGGCGCAGGACTACGCCCGCGAGAACCGCGAGGCGATGATGGCGCGGGTGCTGGCGGAGATGCGCCACCGCTTGCCGAAGTTCCAGTTGGAGAAGCTGGCGGTGAACTGCCATCACAACTACGTGCAGAAGGAAACGCACGCCGGCGAGGAACTGCTGGTGACGCGCAAGGGCGCGGTCAGCGCGCGTGCCGGCGAGCTGGGCATCATCCCCGGCAGCATGGGCGCGAAGAGCTTCATCGTGCGCGGCCTGGGCAATGGCGACAGCTTCCACAGCTGCAGCCATGGCGCCGGGCGGGTGTTGAGCCGGACCGCCGCGCGCCAGCAGATCACCCTGGCCCAGCACCGCGAGGCCACCGCGCACGTGGAGTGCCGCAAGGATGCGGCGGTGATCGACGAATCGCCGGCGGCGTACAAGTCGATCGACGCGGTGATGGCCGCGCAAAGCGACCTGGTGGAAGTGGTGCACACGCTGCGTCAGGTGCTGTGCGTGAAGGGCTGA
- a CDS encoding Rrf2 family transcriptional regulator: protein MKRNTQLSDVLHLLVHMAQHGEPMTSEQMAACLQSHAVVVRRLLARLRDAQLVESTRGHGGGWQLARAPEAISLYDVYVALGETLVLGHGVRGPHPDCAIERAVNDALDDGYRQAQAALAAQLQALTLRKLGQRVQRKLKQEQKTHAT, encoded by the coding sequence ATGAAGCGAAACACACAACTTTCCGATGTGCTGCACTTGCTGGTGCACATGGCCCAGCATGGCGAGCCGATGACCTCCGAGCAGATGGCGGCCTGCCTGCAGAGCCATGCGGTGGTGGTGCGGCGCCTGCTGGCGCGGCTGCGCGACGCGCAACTGGTCGAATCCACCCGCGGCCACGGCGGCGGCTGGCAGTTGGCGCGCGCGCCGGAGGCGATCAGCCTGTACGACGTCTATGTCGCCTTGGGCGAGACGCTAGTGCTTGGCCACGGCGTGCGCGGTCCGCATCCGGATTGCGCGATCGAGCGTGCGGTCAACGATGCGCTCGACGACGGCTATCGGCAGGCACAGGCCGCGTTGGCCGCACAGCTGCAGGCGTTGACGCTGCGCAAGCTGGGCCAGCGCGTACAACGCAAACTCAAACAGGAGCAGAAGACCCATGCAACATGA